A stretch of DNA from Lysinibacillus sp. B2A1:
CAATCCAAATACATGCTAATTGGAAGTGTGGGGAGTGATCCAATTGCATTAATTGCAGAGGGGAAGCTATCTAAATCACTATATTATTTCTTTGCAACAATGGCGATTACTATTCCAAACCTAACAGATCGAAAAGAAGATATTGTGCCATTTGTAAATGATTACTTTAGCCGTCATCGAGAACGATTTGCATCCAATGTGACTGATCTAGCACCTGATGTACAGGAATTATTCTTGCAATATGATTGGCCAGGTAACTTAAAAGAACTCGAACTATTGTTAGATGAAATTGTGTCCTTTATGACAACTGAATCTACAGTTACTTCGGATTTTCTACCATTGCATTTTCGCTTTAAAGTACAGCAGCAAGATGCCTCCAATCGTGAACCAGAGTTCTTTATGTTTCATCAGCAAAATGATGTCATGCCTCTCGATGCTTATTTACGCGAAGCCGAATCATATTATGTGCAAAATGTCTTGAATTTATATGAAGGCAATATCACAAAAGCGGCAAATGCACTCGGTATGAGCCGTCAAAATCTGCAATATAGAATCCGCAAAATAAAAAAACAATAGAATTTATATTGAATAATTAAAAAAAAACGAGGATACCTCCCACTAAAGGCATCCTCGTTTTCTTATTGTCCTGACTGTTCGATCCAGTCCTGTAATTTATCTTTTAGGGAATTAAAACCATTTGCATCTGACTCATCTACACGATCCTGCAATGATTTACGTGGTGGTGCATCTTTTTTACGTAATGTTGCTGGGCGTTCTTGTAAAGCTCGAATCGATAAACTAATTTTTTCGGCCTCTTTATCGATTTCAAGTATCTTCACTTCTACCTCTTGCCCAACGGCTAAAAATTCACTTACGTCCTTAACAAAGCCGTACGTAATTTCGGAAATATGCACAAGGCCTTGTGTATCTTCATCAAGCGCAACAAATGCACCATACGGCTGTATACCTGTAACTTTTCCGGTCAACACGTCTCCTAATTCATATTTTTTTACCATAACCTTTTGCCCACTTTCTTTTTGTTTGCTACGTATATATCACCTTAAA
This window harbors:
- a CDS encoding RNA-binding protein S1, translating into MVKKYELGDVLTGKVTGIQPYGAFVALDEDTQGLVHISEITYGFVKDVSEFLAVGQEVEVKILEIDKEAEKISLSIRALQERPATLRKKDAPPRKSLQDRVDESDANGFNSLKDKLQDWIEQSGQ